The Pyxidicoccus xibeiensis genome includes the window GGGGCGCCCCTTCCGGCGGGCGTCGGCCTGACTTCCAGTAGGCCAGCGGCAAGGCCATCTGGGTGGGGACACCCTCCAGGACGCTCAGCACGTTGGACAGGGTGCGCGCCTGCGGGGCCAGCTTCGCGCCGAGTCCCAGTGGCAGCCGGGGGAGCCACTGGCCCAGCGTGCGGGCCCGATCCGCACCCAGGAACACGAGGCGCCGCGCCACCCGCCCCAGCCTCCGCTGGATGGTGCTCCGCGCGGCGCGCACCACCTCGCGCGTGCCGTACAGGCCTCCGGTGCCCGTCCACGCCGCCACGCCATGCTGGGAGGTCAGCTCGGCCAGGAGCTCCGAGGAGAGCGCCTCACCGCGCGGCACCCGGTCGCGCGGGTAGGGCGCGACCATGGACAGCACGCGCTGGGGGTTGAGGAGGTTGATGGCGCCCACCACCCCGCCCACCTCCCGCAGCGTCTCGCGGATGGCCCCCACCGCGTCCTCCAGCCCCGTGTCCTCGCGCACCCAGAAGAAGAAGGCCTCCAGGTGCTCGGGCCTCCGGGCGAGCACGAAGGTGAGGTCGGTGACGATGCCCAGGTTGCTCTGGGAGAAGAGCCCGTCCAGGTACGGGCCCACGCCCCACTTGAAGGCCTGGTCCACCCGCTGTCCCCCAAGGTCCCCGTGCGCGGACCGGTACAGCGAGCCGTCCGGGAGCACCGCCTCCAGCCGGGTGATTGCGCCGAAGTGGTCCGCATGCGGGGTGATGCCGTAGCCGCGCTCCAGCGCGTTGCCCAGCAGGCTGCAGTCCGGGCCGGCCCCCGTGACGGGCACCAGGAAGGGAAGCTGGTGCGCTCGGAGGTACTGACTCAGCATCCCCTGCGTCACCCCGGGTTGGACGGTGACGAGGCCCAGCTCCGCGTCGAGCGACACGATGCGGTCCATCCGCGACAGGTCCACCACCACGCAGTCATCCCGCACGGGCGCCCCGCAGCCGTAGCCCCAGTTACGGCCGGTGCTCACCGGGTACAGGGCCAGCCCTCGCGCGTTGGCCAGCTCCACCAGGGCCACGACTTCACGCGTCGACGCGGGGAAGACCACCGCCGGGACTCGCCTGCTCACGGACGTGGTGCTCGTGCCCCGCTTCCAAGCCTCCTCTCCGGTTCGGAGCCACCGCGGGCCGACAATTCCGGCCAGCGCTTGCAGGGTCTGCGCGGACAACCCGGTGGAGGAAAGGAGAGACATGGCAGTGGACCCGTGAGCTGGCGGAGAGGGAGGGACGCGGCAGGGTCGCAATCACTTGCGGAGGCACGCTGTGGATGTGTCTGACTAGAGAGCCATTGAAGCGCGCCGGGTGCAATGAAAAAATGTGACACCATTCCCGGGGCCGGCGGTCGCGCAGTTTCTTGGAATTGGCTGTTCGTGGGCATCGCCCAACAGACTGTGGGGGACTGTCTACGGCCCGAGGGCTGTCGCGCCCGACGCGCGATGTAAGTCTCCACAGGGAATGCGCGCGTGCCCCGGGGTTGGTCCATGAATTGCTCTACGGGTCGGCATGAGACATCTCGTCCGCCAGTGTCTGCGGTGGCTTCCCCAGGAAATGCAGGAGCGGCTGGTCCGCTCGATTTCTCGCATCGACTCCGCAACCCTGGCGGGCGTGAGCATCGAG containing:
- a CDS encoding FAD-binding oxidoreductase, with product MSRRVPAVVFPASTREVVALVELANARGLALYPVSTGRNWGYGCGAPVRDDCVVVDLSRMDRIVSLDAELGLVTVQPGVTQGMLSQYLRAHQLPFLVPVTGAGPDCSLLGNALERGYGITPHADHFGAITRLEAVLPDGSLYRSAHGDLGGQRVDQAFKWGVGPYLDGLFSQSNLGIVTDLTFVLARRPEHLEAFFFWVREDTGLEDAVGAIRETLREVGGVVGAINLLNPQRVLSMVAPYPRDRVPRGEALSSELLAELTSQHGVAAWTGTGGLYGTREVVRAARSTIQRRLGRVARRLVFLGADRARTLGQWLPRLPLGLGAKLAPQARTLSNVLSVLEGVPTQMALPLAYWKSGRRPPEGAPLNPHADGCGLLWTSPLVPMVPELVRTYVRTVREVTARHRMEPLITLTSLSDRCFDSSIPLLFDREDADEAARALACQQALLDTCRREGFLPYRVGTHTMRWLAEQAPQAWRLTEHLKRALDPRQVLAPDRYSGPGAPDVA